The sequence GGCCACATGAGCGACATAGCGGCCGTGGGCCGAGGTCAGAAGCTCGACGATCGCCCCGGATTCGCCGTGGGCGCGGGCGGCCAGGACATAGGCGTCGTCTTCAAAGTCCATGATTTGAAGCTAGAGCTTCAGACGTCGAAATCCAGCCCCAGCCCGGTGAAGAACTCCCGCTCCTCGGCCCAGGTCTCGCGGACCTTGACCGTGAGGAACAGGTGCACCGGGCGATCCAGGATCTGGATCAGGTCCTCGCGGGCGTGCTGGCCGATCCATTTCAGGGTCTGGCCGTTCTTGCCCAGCACGATCGGGCGCTGGCTTTCGCGCTCGACATAGATGGTCTGCTCGATGCGGGCGCCGCCGTCCTTGGCCTCGGTGAAGGCTGTGGTCTCCACCGCCGCCGCATAGGGCAGCTCCTCGTGGACCCGCAGGTAGAGCTTCTCGCGGGTGATCTCGGCGGCCAGAAGGCGCGCCGGCAGGTCAGCGGTCTGATCTTCGGGATAGAGCCACGGCCCTTCTGGCATCAGTTCCGCCAGGCGGGTCCTGAGGTCCTCGACCCCGGAGCCGTTGGCGGCCGAGATCATGAACACCTCGTCGTAGACGCCCTCGCCGAACAGCTTCTGCGACAGGCCGAGGAGCTGGTCACGCTTGACCAGATCGATCTTGTTGATGGCCAGGATCGCCTTGCGGCCGGCCGATTTCATGCCGGCGATGATGGTTTCGACATCCTGGGCGGCCTTCTTATCGGCCGCCTTGCCGCCGCCTAAGGCGACCGCGATCTCGGCATTGGCGTCCACCAGATGCACGACGGCGTCGGCGTCCTCGGCCCCGGCCCAGGCCGAGCGCACCATGGCCCGGTCGAGCCGGCGGCGCGGGTTGAAAATGCCGGGGGTGTCGACCAGCACGATCTGGGCCGCACCGGCCATGGCCACGCCCTTGACTGGAAAGCGGGTGGTCTGGACCTTCTGGGTCACGATCGAGACCTTGGCCCCGACCAGGCGGTTGACCAGGGTGGACTTGCCGGCGTTGGGGGCGCCGATGACGGCCGCGAACCCGGCTTTGGTCTTGGTGTCGCTCATTATTGGCCTTCGCGTTCGAGCAGCTGGGCGGCGGCGGCTTTTTCCGCCTCCTGCCGCGAACGGCCTTGTGCGCTCATTGGGATGAGGCCCGCAACCTCCACCGAGACGGTGAAGACCGGGGCGTGGTCGGGGCCGGTACGGTCGGTGACCGAATAGGTCGGCAGGGGCTTGCCGCGGCCTTGCGCCCACTCCTGCAGCGCAGTCTTGGGATCGCGTGGGCGCGGCTGGCCGAGGGTGTCGAACGCCTCGGACCACAGGTCGAGAAACACCCGCCGGGCCACATCGACGCCGCCGTCATAATAGACCGCCGCCATCACCGCCTCGCAGGCGCCGGCCAGGATGGAATCCTTGTCCCGCCCGCCGGTCTTGGTCTCGGACGGCGCAAGGCGCAGGGCGGGCCCCAGTCCCATCCGTCGCGCGACCCTGGCGCAGGCCTCGCGGCTGACCACGGCGTTGAGCCGGGGGGCCAGGTCGCCCTCCGGGGATTTGGGATAGAGCTCGGCCAGGCGCTCGGCGGCGAAGAGGCCGATCACCCGATCGCCGATGAATTCCAGGACCTCGTTGTCGCGCTGCTTGGCGGCGACGCCGGTGACGCTGGCGTGGGTCAGGGCGCGCTCCAGGAGGCTGGGGTCACTGAAGGCATGGCCGAGCCGGCCCGCCAGAGCCTCGACCGCCTGGGCGCGCGCGTTCACTTGAGCCCGGTCACTTGAGAACGTGGAAGAAGCGGCTGGGCCGCGCGTTCAGCACCCAGGTCCACGGCTTGAACAGCGAGGCGCCGCGCTTCCATGACAGCAGGATGATCTGGGCCCGGCCTTCCAGGTTTTCTTCCGGCACGAAGCCCACCCCCTTCTCGTCAGGCACGTAGGGGTCGACCGAGGGGTCCCAGCCGCAATTGGACGGACCCACGGCGTCGAAAGGCATGCCCGGGTCGAAGCGGCTGTCCAGCGAGTTGTCGCGGTTGTCGCCCATCATGAAGTAGCAATGCGGCGGCACCACATAGACCCCGGTGTTTTCCGAGACCTGGTTCTTGCCGTAGGAATTGGTCAGGTAGCTGCGGCCCTCGGGCGTGGTCTCCTTGAACACGTCGATCGGGAAGGTCATGCCGTCGCCGTTGTCTTCCATGCCGGCGCCGACGCGGGTGCGGTCCATGGGCCGGCCGTTGACGAACACCACCCCCGACTTGACCTGGATCTTGTCGCCCGGCAGGCCGACCAGCCGCTTGATGTAGTCGACGTTCGGCTCGCGCGGCAGCTTGAAGACGATGATGTCGCCGCGCTTGGGCGAGGTGTTGAAGATGCGGCCGTGGAACAGCGGCGGGCTGAACGGGATCGAGTGCTTGGAATAGCCGTAGCTGTATTTCGAGACGATGATGTAGTCGCCCTCGTAGAGGTTCGGCTCCATCGAGGCCGAAGGGATCGTATAGGGCTGGAACAGCAGCACCCTCAGGACCAGGGCGATCAGCAGCGCATAGACGATGGTCTTGACGATCTCGATCGCCTCGTTCGCCGCGCCGCCTTTGCCGTCGGTCGGCCCCTCTGCGTCAGAACTCATGGAGGATGGGTCTCTTTTTTGGGGCCGTTCGCGGCGAAGTCGCCTTGCTAGACAATCGATAAGCCAGGAGCAAGCCGCACGCCCGTTAACTCGCCGTCATGGCGTCGCAGCGCCGGGGTCCAGGGGCAAGGCCTCGATGATCACGAAGGCCTGGGCGTAGGGGTGGTCGTCGGTCATGGTCAGATGCACCACCGGCCGCATGCCCGGGGGCGTGATGCGGGCCAGGCGCTCGCCGGCGCCGCCGGTCAGGACCATGGTCGGCTGGCCCGACTTGAGGTTGGCCACGCCCATGTCACGCCAGAACACTCCACCACGGATACCTGTGCCCAGCGCCTTGGAGCAGGCCTCCTTGGCGGCGAAACGCTTGGCGTAGCTGGCGGCGCGGTCGGGTTTGCGCTCGGAGCGGGCGCGCTCGATCTCGGTGAACAGGCGATTGGTGAAGCGCTCGCCGAAGTTCTGCAGCGTGTCCTCGATGCGGCGGATGTCGCAGAGGTCCGATCCGAGGCCAATGATCAAGCCGCGGTTCCCTCTGCCTGAACCTGGGGGGCGTGGGTGCGGGCGTGGTCCATCAGGGCGCGCATGCGGCGAATGGCGGGGTCGAGGCCGGTGAAGATGGCCTCCCCGATCAGGAAATGCCCGATGTTCAGCTCGACGATCTCGGGGATGGCGGCGACCGGCCCCACGGTCTCGTAGTCCAGGCCATGCCCGGCGTGGACCTCCAGCCCAAGCGAGGCGGCCAGGGCCGCGGCCTTCTGAAGGGCTTCGAGATAGCCGGCGGCCTCGGGCCGATGCTCGCGCACCGCGTCGCTATAGGCGCCGGTGTGCAGTTCGACCACCTGGGCGCCCACGTCGGCGGCGGCCTGCACCTGGACCGGACTGGCCTCGATGAACAGCGAGACTCGGATGCCGACCTCTTTCAGAGCGCGCACGACCGGATCGATGGTGTTGCGGCCCTTGGCGACGTCGAGGCCGCCTTCGGTGGTGATTTCCTCGCGGCGCTCGGGCACCAGGCAGGCGGCGTGCGGGCGATGACGCAGGGCGATGGCCTGCATCTCGTCGGTCACCGCCATCTCGAAGTTCAGCGGCCTGCCCCGACGGCGGGTCAGCTGGGCCAAGTGCTCGATATCGGTGTCCGAGATGTGCCGGCGATCCTCGCGCAAATGGGCGGTGATGCCGTCGGCGCCGGCGGCCATGGCGATCTCGGCGGCGCGCGAGGGGTCCGGCGCGTGGCCGCCACGGGCGTTCCGGATGGTCGCCACATGGTCGATATTGACCCCAAGACGCAGCCTCGCGCTCATTTGCCCAGTCTCCGGCTGCCGGGGTCCTCGGTCGGGATCGCCGCCAGCTCCGGCGGCAGGGCGTCGGCGGGATAGGCCGGCACGTCCAGGGTCGCCAGCGCCACCAGAGGGACGCCGACATCAGCGCGGCCGCCCGATCGGTCGACGATGCAGGCGGCGCAGACCACCTCGGCGCCCGCGGCCTGGATCGCGGCGATGCATTCGCGGGAGGACAGGCCCGTGGTGACGATGTCCTCGACCATGGCCACCCGTGCGCCGGGCGCGACGTGGAAGCCACGGCGGAACTTGAACTCGCCGCCCTCGCGCTCGACATAGATCGAGGGGGCGTTCAGATGGCGAGAGGTCTCATAGCCGGGGATGATGCCGCCGACGGCCGGCGAGACCACCACGTCGACCTTGCCGACCTTCTCCGTGATCTTTTGGGCCAGGGCCTTGCACAGGCGCTCGCAGCGATCCGGGTGCATGAACACCAGGTTCTTCTGCAGGAAAACCGGACTGTGCAGCCCCGAGGACAGCACGAAATGGCCTTCCCGCAGGGCTCCCGCCGCGCGGAACTCGTCGATCACATCGTCATTGGTCATGACGCAGGAGATAGCGCTTTCGGCCGCGCTGGAAAAGGCGCCGGCGACTAAAGCGCCCCGATGATCTTAGCTTTGATCGCCTCGAACTCGGCGTCGGTGATCAGGCCCTGGGCCAGCATCGACTTGGCGCGGGCAAGGCGCTGGGCGGGATCCTCAGCGCCAGATTGCGCAGGCTGGGCCTCGATGGTCCGGCCGGCGTCGACCGCGCCGCCCCGCCCTTGCGGATAGACGCCGGTCGCGATCTGCACCCCGCCGGCCTGGGCGCGCATTTCCTCGATCGAGCGCATCCGCCGCTTCTCGCGCCAGGCTTGAACCTGGGCCTGGCATTCGCGGTAGAGGGCCTGGGCCTGGGGGATCTTCAGGCCGGTGACCTCGATCTCTCCTGCCCCGCGCTCGCCCGCGGCGGTGTCGGACAGGTTGGCGCTGAATTCGATCCGCACATTGGCGCCGAACAGGCCGACCTTGAGATGCGCCTCTTTCATATCCTGCCAACGCACGTCGACCGGGTCGTAGCCGCCCAGCAGGCGCCGGCTCAGATAGATGAAGCGGCCCGAGGTCGCCGCCGCCGCGATCCGGCGATGGGTCAGGGCGAACAGGCGATGCTGCAGAGCGACCGCGATCAGGCTCTCGCCGGCGATGAGCAGGCTGCGCAGCTGTTCGGTGGCGGTCTCCTCGCCCCGGTCGCCGGATCCGCCCTGATAGCCGATGACCTCGGTCATGCCGCCCCTCGTTCGCTGCTAGCGCGCCTAGTAGCGATTCCGCGGCCCCAAGTCAGCCCCGCGCCCGCTCCACCGTCTCAACTGGCGGGCAGGCGCGCAGGGCGGCGGCGATGTTGGTCAGGTGGCGGGCGTCGCGCACCTCGATGTCGAAATCGACGTCGAAGAAGTCGGCCTGGCGGTGATGCATGCGCATGCCGACGATGTTGCCGCCGGCCTGGCCGATGATGGTGCAGGTCTGGCCGAGCACGCCCGGCGCGTCACGGATGGTGGCCTTGAGCTTGGCCTGGGAGATGGTGTTGCGTTCGGCCTCGGGCGTCCATTGCAGGTCGCGCCAGAGGTCGTCACGGTCCTCGTATTCAGCCAGCTTCTGGCAGTCGATGGCGTGTACGGTCAGGCCGCCGCCATCGGGCTCCAGGATGCCGACGATGCGGTCGCCGGGCACCGGGTTGCAGCAGGTCCCGAAGTGCAGGCTCACGCCAGGCGTAAGGCCGCCGCCGCGGACGAACAGGCGCGCGCCCTTGCCGCCCTCGATCTTGCGCCGGGCCGCCGCAGCGGCCTTCTCGGTCTCCTTCAGGCCCGGGAACAGCACTTCCAGCACCTGGGCCGGCGAGATGCGCCCGCGGCCGACGGCCTCGTAGAGCTCCTCCTCGGTGGGGGCGGTGAACCGTTCCAGGGCGGGGCGTAGCGAGACCTCGGCGCGCGTCTTGCCGGCGCGCTCGATGGTCTGGTCGATCGAGGCGCGACCGAGGCGGATGAACTCGTCCTTTTCGGTCTGGCGCATGTGCCGGCGGATGGCCGAGCGCGCGCGGCCGGTGATCGACAGCGACTGCCATTCGGGGTGGGCGACCGCCTTGGCTCCACGGATCACCTCGACCACGTCGCCATTGGTCAGAGGGGTGCGCAGGGGGCGAAGCTCGCCGTTGATCTTCACGCCCACCGCGGTGTCGCCCACGTCCGAGTGGACCGCGTAGGCGAAGTCCAGCGGCATGGCGCCCCTGGGCAGGCTGATCAGCTGGCCCTTGGGGGTGAAGACGAACACCTGGTCGAGGAACATCTCCAGCTTGGCGTGCTCGACTAGGTCCTCGGCGTCGCCGCCGTGCTCCAGCACCTGGACCAGGTGGCGCAGGTTGACCAGGGGGTCGCGCCCGCCCGCCGCCTGCTGCGCCTCGGCGTCGAAGCCGTAGCTTTCGTCCTTGTAGCGCCAGTGGGCCGCCACCCCGTCCTCGGCGACCCGGTTCATCGCCTCGGTGCGGATCTGCATCTCGATCTTCATGCCCTTGGGGCCGACGACCGTGGTGTGCAGCGAGCGATAGTTGTTGCGCTTGGGGGTGGAGATGAAGTCCTTGAACCGCTCCGGCACCATGGGCCAGGCGCGGTGGATCACACCGAGGGCCTGGTAGCAGGCCTCCTCCGACTCCACGATCACGCGGAAGGCGTAGATGTCGGAGAGCTGGGAGAAGCCGATGGATTTGCGCTGCAGCTTGCGCCAGATCGAATAGGGATGCTTTTCGCGGCCGAACACGCGGCTCTTGATTCCCGCCGCCTCGAGCTTGGCCGAGATTTCGCCGCTGACCACCGCCACGGTGCTGCTCTGCTCGGCGCGCAAGACCTCCAGCCGCCGCACGATCGCATCGCGCGCCACCTTGTTCAGGTGGGTGAAGGCCAGCTCCTCCAGTTCGGTGCAGATCCGATGGCAGCCGATCGAGCGGGCCAGGGGCGCATAGATGTCCAGGGTCTCGCGAGCGATGCGCTCGCGCTTTTCCTGCCGCGGAATGAACTCCAGCGTGCGCATGTTGTGCAGCCGGTCGGCCAGTTTGACCATCAAGACGCGCACGTCTCGGGAAATGGCCAGGATGAACTTGCGGAGGTTCTCCGCCTGGCGAGTGTGCTCGGCCTGCAGTTCCAGACGCGACAGCTTGGTCACGCCTTCCACCAGTTCGCCGATCAGGGGGCCGAAAAGCTGGTCGATATCGGCGCGGGTGACCGGGGTGTCCTCGATCACGTCGTGCAGCAGGGCGGTGACGATGGTCGCCGTGTCCAGCCTATAGTCGGTCAGGATGCCGGCCACCTCGATCGGGTGGGCGAAATAGGGATCGCCCGAGGCCCGGGTCTGGGAGCCGTGCATGCGCATGGCGTAGACATAGGCGCGGTTGAGCAGGTCCTCGTCCGCGGTCGGGTCGTAGCTCTTGACCTTGTCGATCAGCTCGTACTGGCGCAGGAACTTGGGCCGGGCCTTGGCGGCCGGCTTGGATTCAGCTGCGGATATAGCGTCTGCGGCCGTCGCCAATACGTCGGCCGGAGGGATTTCGGCGGATTTTTGAGCCGCCGACAGCGTGCCTGTGTCTGGCGCCGGGGCGCTCAGTACCGCTCCTCTTGACCGCCGTCGCGGTCGCTCTGAAGGGCGCGGACCAGTTCCTGCTCGCTCA is a genomic window of Phenylobacterium montanum containing:
- a CDS encoding RelA/SpoT family protein, producing MRMHGSQTRASGDPYFAHPIEVAGILTDYRLDTATIVTALLHDVIEDTPVTRADIDQLFGPLIGELVEGVTKLSRLELQAEHTRQAENLRKFILAISRDVRVLMVKLADRLHNMRTLEFIPRQEKRERIARETLDIYAPLARSIGCHRICTELEELAFTHLNKVARDAIVRRLEVLRAEQSSTVAVVSGEISAKLEAAGIKSRVFGREKHPYSIWRKLQRKSIGFSQLSDIYAFRVIVESEEACYQALGVIHRAWPMVPERFKDFISTPKRNNYRSLHTTVVGPKGMKIEMQIRTEAMNRVAEDGVAAHWRYKDESYGFDAEAQQAAGGRDPLVNLRHLVQVLEHGGDAEDLVEHAKLEMFLDQVFVFTPKGQLISLPRGAMPLDFAYAVHSDVGDTAVGVKINGELRPLRTPLTNGDVVEVIRGAKAVAHPEWQSLSITGRARSAIRRHMRQTEKDEFIRLGRASIDQTIERAGKTRAEVSLRPALERFTAPTEEELYEAVGRGRISPAQVLEVLFPGLKETEKAAAAARRKIEGGKGARLFVRGGGLTPGVSLHFGTCCNPVPGDRIVGILEPDGGGLTVHAIDCQKLAEYEDRDDLWRDLQWTPEAERNTISQAKLKATIRDAPGVLGQTCTIIGQAGGNIVGMRMHHRQADFFDVDFDIEVRDARHLTNIAAALRACPPVETVERARG
- the lepB gene encoding signal peptidase I → MSSDAEGPTDGKGGAANEAIEIVKTIVYALLIALVLRVLLFQPYTIPSASMEPNLYEGDYIIVSKYSYGYSKHSIPFSPPLFHGRIFNTSPKRGDIIVFKLPREPNVDYIKRLVGLPGDKIQVKSGVVFVNGRPMDRTRVGAGMEDNGDGMTFPIDVFKETTPEGRSYLTNSYGKNQVSENTGVYVVPPHCYFMMGDNRDNSLDSRFDPGMPFDAVGPSNCGWDPSVDPYVPDEKGVGFVPEENLEGRAQIILLSWKRGASLFKPWTWVLNARPSRFFHVLK
- the pyrE gene encoding orotate phosphoribosyltransferase, coding for MTNDDVIDEFRAAGALREGHFVLSSGLHSPVFLQKNLVFMHPDRCERLCKALAQKITEKVGKVDVVVSPAVGGIIPGYETSRHLNAPSIYVEREGGEFKFRRGFHVAPGARVAMVEDIVTTGLSSRECIAAIQAAGAEVVCAACIVDRSGGRADVGVPLVALATLDVPAYPADALPPELAAIPTEDPGSRRLGK
- a CDS encoding SHOCT domain-containing protein — translated: MTEVIGYQGGSGDRGEETATEQLRSLLIAGESLIAVALQHRLFALTHRRIAAAATSGRFIYLSRRLLGGYDPVDVRWQDMKEAHLKVGLFGANVRIEFSANLSDTAAGERGAGEIEVTGLKIPQAQALYRECQAQVQAWREKRRMRSIEEMRAQAGGVQIATGVYPQGRGGAVDAGRTIEAQPAQSGAEDPAQRLARAKSMLAQGLITDAEFEAIKAKIIGAL
- the acpS gene encoding holo-ACP synthase; this encodes MIIGLGSDLCDIRRIEDTLQNFGERFTNRLFTEIERARSERKPDRAASYAKRFAAKEACSKALGTGIRGGVFWRDMGVANLKSGQPTMVLTGGAGERLARITPPGMRPVVHLTMTDDHPYAQAFVIIEALPLDPGAATP
- a CDS encoding pyridoxine 5'-phosphate synthase codes for the protein MSARLRLGVNIDHVATIRNARGGHAPDPSRAAEIAMAAGADGITAHLREDRRHISDTDIEHLAQLTRRRGRPLNFEMAVTDEMQAIALRHRPHAACLVPERREEITTEGGLDVAKGRNTIDPVVRALKEVGIRVSLFIEASPVQVQAAADVGAQVVELHTGAYSDAVREHRPEAAGYLEALQKAAALAASLGLEVHAGHGLDYETVGPVAAIPEIVELNIGHFLIGEAIFTGLDPAIRRMRALMDHARTHAPQVQAEGTAA
- the rnc gene encoding ribonuclease III, yielding MNARAQAVEALAGRLGHAFSDPSLLERALTHASVTGVAAKQRDNEVLEFIGDRVIGLFAAERLAELYPKSPEGDLAPRLNAVVSREACARVARRMGLGPALRLAPSETKTGGRDKDSILAGACEAVMAAVYYDGGVDVARRVFLDLWSEAFDTLGQPRPRDPKTALQEWAQGRGKPLPTYSVTDRTGPDHAPVFTVSVEVAGLIPMSAQGRSRQEAEKAAAAQLLEREGQ
- the era gene encoding GTPase Era, producing the protein MSDTKTKAGFAAVIGAPNAGKSTLVNRLVGAKVSIVTQKVQTTRFPVKGVAMAGAAQIVLVDTPGIFNPRRRLDRAMVRSAWAGAEDADAVVHLVDANAEIAVALGGGKAADKKAAQDVETIIAGMKSAGRKAILAINKIDLVKRDQLLGLSQKLFGEGVYDEVFMISAANGSGVEDLRTRLAELMPEGPWLYPEDQTADLPARLLAAEITREKLYLRVHEELPYAAAVETTAFTEAKDGGARIEQTIYVERESQRPIVLGKNGQTLKWIGQHAREDLIQILDRPVHLFLTVKVRETWAEEREFFTGLGLDFDV